A DNA window from Syngnathus typhle isolate RoL2023-S1 ecotype Sweden linkage group LG2, RoL_Styp_1.0, whole genome shotgun sequence contains the following coding sequences:
- the prdm2a gene encoding PR domain zinc finger protein 2, producing the protein MAQSPHMSEFGDGEDLQQEDDDICQDNTRMEPNTPDVHDYLGHATRLDWKSLPCEHCEKCFASQQGLERHMHCHTLMKNMPHTYQSKRGKTASAGLSSVQPDEQVPEHHACSFCEKRFVTYTNKQQHESTVHQQHLQIARVEQSETPQEENHQQIIIATSNPAAELATDVVENETEHIGNYMLDVSSSVSQNLSFYFDGKIMSTSTVSGCEAAEVHAACSTLLGLDALIVDPSQLNLGLGIESILSNQDLPGQAFAKRRTATPPLLPQIQTELESGVVVSSSPSELVTSFIETLLPQNTEILLASPKPTPGFPSPKLNPLQKKQDTHLLDGQTPCTSVSAAAGRFKRRTSSPQSSLQHNTTSDEEAAMTDTDDDAVISMSTDTQYGSPMRRSAIENAKTTSQKIEEPQAIPVSTESWPPVTVDNCCSQQPLDLSNSMKRNKVGTSDDAALDLSLQKKSPEESQRTPNLIFPSEDHLNACMQERTILSAEEENVSVANHEASLVSDLTIVTGSNMVDSVTEGLVYGLSLPSCPLNSAPATLTPLGFPPASPCTVSFAPPVLPTTPSLITVLAPPLSIPSPSSQPIQVLAPNISAEPLVLCTEGGIDSPHCDLTSAFAGTNAPNLVTLSHPLDPSINLPGHMFLTDQISLDAPLHEDQSMSEVPFTPTAALNDPLINSYITSNTVLIECTISLEAPGNVAAEVGVQDNTEASVSTQMLVNHIEQQHMLSLPNTTTENPTILMSSIEESVTLSSSTSVMPECPAEAEPPQGLEEEATNADEEEHPERRDSAVEVTTDNSNDVEKVEETEPPSDPPSNPQSDDAASDTEPQTFTKNFICNVCNLLFHSMKELGHHVSDHAEEWPYKCEFCVLLFEKPSALLDHRSSLHGVDKTYVCSACPKDFVYLCNLKQHQEELHPAQQCTFKEEEKGKVRPQNFNYPHKTSLPDVSEEVKERSEVKKEENEVDVAAEELFTTIKIMASDGGKLKVPDVRLGINQHYPSFKPPPFPYHNRSPAGSQASATNFTTHNIPQTFSTAIRCTKCGKSFDNMPELHKHILACANASDKRRYTPKKNPIPLRHFAKSQNGVLSTTNSENESNASNRASQSIRTESSVKLKLKLLNKRKRKLVQKVMPQRNKSLPDKVSPSHAHDDMFVCPHCSREFTMRRSRTKHMAVCPKKPREARTRKDGGISVTKENDGRLHSGVSRTHEQQASAHPRTRLQTSGPPKRPASPTEPTSFLNKRLKLAIKEESKNDISTLNELPTVRTFNPPLRQYTRIKLTSAKQQSEPTAPSREEATAAGSSLQSATI; encoded by the coding sequence ATGGCACAAAGCCCTCACATGTCTGAATTTGGAGATGGGGAGGATCTACAGCAGGAAGATGACGACATTTGTCAAGACAACACCAGGATGGAACCCAACACGCCCGACGTTCATGACTACCTTGGCCATGCTACTCGCCTAGACTGGAAGTCTTTGCCCTGTGAGCACTGTGAGAAGTGTTTTGCCAGCCAACAAGGCTTGGAACGACACATGCATTGTCACACTTTGATGAAGAATATGCCACATACATATCAAAGCAAGAGGGGGAAAACTGCTTCGGCTGGACTCAGCTCTGTGCAGCCTGATGAGCAGGTGCCCGAGCATCATGCTTGCAGCTTCTGTGAGAAGAGATTTGTGACATataccaacaaacaacagcATGAGAGCACAGTCCACCAGCAGCATCTGCAAATTGCACGTGTTGAACAAAGTGAAACGCCCCAAGAGGAAAATCATCAGCAGATAATCATCGCAACGTCAAATCCCGCAGCCGAGCTTGCTACAGATGTTGTGGAGAATGAAACGGAACACATTGGAAACTACATGCTTGATGTCTCCAGCAGTGTCTCGCAGAACCTCAGCTTTTACTTTGATGGAAAAATAATGTCAACAAGCACAGTGAGTGGCTGCGAAGCAGCTGAAGTTCATGCTGCGTGTTCAACTTTGCTCGGACTTGATGCCCTGATTGTGGATCCCTCCCAGTTGAACCTGGGGTTAGGTATCGAGTCAATTCTGAGCAACCAAGATCTGCCGGGTCAAGCGTTTGCTAAGAGAAGAACCGCAACACCTCCTCTTCTACCCCAGATTCAAACCGAACTAGAATCAGGGGTGGTGGTATCGTCGTCACCCTCGGAACTAGTGACGTCGTTTATAGAAACTCTACTTCCTCAGAATACAGAGATTTTACTTGCATCCCCAAAACCAACCCCTGGGTTTCCGTCCCCCAAGTTGAATCCGCTCCAAAAAAAGCAGGACACTCATCTTTTAGATGGCCAAACACCTTGCACATCTGTGTCTGCTGCGGCGGGAAGGTTTAAAAGAAGGACAAGCTCTCCACAAAGTTCTCTTCAGCACAACACGACATCTGACGAGGAAGCAGCAATGACAGATACGGATGATGATGCTGTCATTTCGATGTCCACGGACACCCAGTACGGCTCTCCCATGCGGCGGAGTGCCATTGAAAATGCGAAGACTACATCCCAGAAGATTGAGGAACCTCAAGCGATTCCTGTTTCAACAGAGAGCTGGCCTCCTGTGACTGTCGACAACTGCTGTAGTCAGCAACCACTGGATCTCTCCAATTCAATGAAACGAAATAAAGTTGGGACTTCAGATGACGCCGCGCTGGATTTGAGTTTGCAAAAAAAGAGCCCCGAAGAATCTCAGCggacaccaaatttaattttcccCTCGGAAGATCATTTAAATGCGTGCATGCAGGAGAGGACCATTCTGAGTGCTGAAGAGGAAAATGTAAGTGTGGCAAACCACGAAGCATCTCTTGTGTCAGACCTCACCATTGTGACAGGTTCAAATATGGTGGACTCTGTCACAGAAGGACTTGTGTATGGACTTTCGCTCCCCTCCTGTCCTCTGAATTCTGCACCCGCCACCCTTACCCCTCTCGGTTTCCCACCGGCTTCACCGTGCACCGTATCGTTTGCACCCCCGGTTCTACCAACCACCCCCTCATTAATCACAGTTCTGGCACCGCCACTATCTATTCCTAGCCCCTCGAGCCAACCAATCCAAGTGCTGGCACCAAATATATCAGCAGAGCCGCTGGTACTTTGCACAGAAGGTGGCATCGATTCTCCACATTGTGATCTAACCTCTGCGTTTGCAGGTACAAATGCTCCAAACCTTGTCACTCTCTCGCATCCACTTGACCCTTCCATAAATCTACCCGGTCACATGTTTCTCACCGATCAAATCTCTCTTGATGCGCCATTACACGAAGACCAAAGCATGTCCGAGGTGCCGTTCACACCCACTGCAGCGTTAAACGACCCCCTTATCAACTCGTACATTACGAGTAACACAGTGCTGATAGAATGCACAATTTCCCTTGAAGCGCCAGGAAATGTTGCCGCTGAGGTTGGCGTGCAAGACAACACGGAGGCTTCAGTATCCACGCAGATGCTTGTTAATCACATAGAACAGCAACACATGCTGTCATTACCCAACACAACAACGGAGAACCCCACCATTCTCATGTCCTCCATCGAAGAGTCCGTTACATTGTCGTCAAGCACCTCGGTGATGCCGGAGTGTCCTGCCGAGGCTGAACCACCACAAGGCctagaagaagaggctacaaaTGCGGATGAAGAGGAACATCCTGAAAGAAGGGATTCAGCGGTGGAAGTCACTACTGACAACTCAAACGATGTTGAGAAGGTTGAGGAGACAGAACCACCAAGCGACCCGCCAAGCAACCCCCAAAGTGACGATGCAGCAAGTGACACGGAGCCGCAGACTTTCACCAAGAACTTCATCTGCAATGTCTGCAACCTGCTCTTCCACTCAATGAAAGAACTGGGCCATCACGTCAGCGACCATGCTGAGGAATGGCCCTACAAATGCGAGTTCTGCGTTCTTCTCTTTGAAAAGCCTTCGGCTTTGCTCGACCACCGGTCAAGCCTACACGGTGTTGACAAGACTTACGTTTGTAGTGCATGCCCTAAAGACTTTGTTTATCTTTGCAATCTGAAACAGCACCAGGAGGAATTGCATCCTGCCCAGCAATGTACATTCAAGGAAGAGGAAAAGGGAAAAGTCCGACCTCAGAATTTCAACTACCCCCACAAAACCTCATTGCCTGATGTGTCTGAAGAAGTGAAAGAAAGAAGTGAAGTTAAAAAGGAAGAGAATGAAGTTGACGTGGCTGCTGAAGAATTGTTTACCACAATTAAAATCATGGCCTCAGATGGGGGCAAACTCAAAGTGCCTGATGTCCGTCTTGGCATTAACCAGCATTACCCCAGCTTTAAGCCTCCGCCCTTTCCTTACCATAACAGGTCACCTGCTGGCTCGCAGGCTTCAGCCACAAATTTCACCACCCACAACATTCCGCAAACCTTCAGTACGGCTATTCGGTGCACCAAATGTGGAAAAAGCTTTGATAACATGCCAGAACTGCACAAGCACATCCTGGCTTGTGCCAATGCTAGCGATAAGAGGCGCTACACGCCCAAGAAGAATCCCATCCCTCTCCGACACTTTGCGAAAAGCCAGAACGGAGTCCTGTCCACCACCAATTCAGAAAACGAAAGTAACGCCTCAAACAGAGCCAGCCAGTCCATCAGGACAGAGTCATCAGTCAAATTGAAGTTGAAATTACTGAACAAACGGAAGCGAAAGCTGGTCCAAAAGGTCATGCCCCAGAGGAACAAGTCCTTGCCAGACAAAGTGTCCCCTTCCCACGCGCATGACGACATGTTTGTTTGCCCTCACTGCAGCAGGGAGTTCACAATGCGCCGCAGCCGAACCAAGCACATGGCTGTCTGTCCCAAGAAACCCAGGGAAGCCAGGACAAGGAAAGACGGAGGGATCTCTGTGACAAAGGAAAACGATGGAAGACTTCATAGCGGGGTCTCCCGCACTCACGAGCAACAAGCCTCAGCTCATCCTAGGACACGACTGCAGACATCAGGGCCGCCTAAAAGGCCCGCCTCGCCTACTGAACCAACAAGTTTTTTAAACAAGAGACTCAAACTAGCCATAAAGGAGGAATcaaaaaatgacatttccaCTTTAAACGAACTTCCTACGGTTCGTACTTTCAACCCTCCTCTTCGTCAGTACACGCGGATTAAACTCACttcagcgaaacaacaaagtgaGCCCACCGCGCCGAGCCGAGAGGAAGCAACTGCTGCAGGCAGCTCTTTGCAAAGTGCTACAATTTGA